A region of Clostridia bacterium DNA encodes the following proteins:
- a CDS encoding helix-turn-helix domain-containing protein, with protein sequence MEIKVGEIIKAKREEKKYSLIDFSKVIGISPGYLSQLENGRKANPKLEIVLKIIKELDLDIDMLLGLDSQNENLNLKIPSLVKLILAKDRNYKVLEDKDVLKKVCSIIDKTLESKYLIENKQLYDMFLEDIYIQMETTIKRYMAFQVVNEL encoded by the coding sequence GTGGAGATAAAGGTTGGAGAGATAATAAAAGCCAAACGGGAAGAAAAAAAATACAGCCTGATTGATTTTTCAAAGGTTATAGGAATTTCACCAGGATACCTTTCGCAATTGGAGAACGGCAGGAAAGCAAATCCTAAGCTGGAAATCGTTCTGAAAATCATAAAAGAACTTGATTTGGATATAGATATGCTTCTGGGGCTGGATAGCCAGAATGAAAATCTCAACCTGAAAATTCCTTCACTTGTAAAGCTGATACTGGCTAAAGACAGAAATTATAAGGTCCTTGAGGATAAGGATGTCCTGAAAAAGGTTTGCAGTATTATTGATAAGACACTGGAAAGCAAGTATCTTATTGAAAACAAACAGCTTTATGATATGTTTCTTGAGGATATATACATACAGATGGAAACTACAATAAAAAGGTATATGGCTTTCCAGGTAGTGAACGAGCTATAA
- a CDS encoding PBP1A family penicillin-binding protein, with protein sequence MNPKTKTGTSGVPKKAKQRTPAMKFILTVTKILLVFFIALSCALVGIVGGAVVGYIRSTPPVSEEMFKIKIQNSIVYDMKEKKITELTGSENKNRELVTYDKVPKYLTQAYIAIEDERFEKHKGIDFKRTIGAVLSYVTTGGNAKYGGSTITQQVIQNITGDKKRSIQRKVQEWWRAIQLEKKLEKWQIMELYVNLIYMGENYYGVQSASKAYFGKDVSKLSLAESAALAGITNLPGRYGPFRKNGKENCIERQRIVLMKMLENGFISRTEYDQAMQEELKFAEPKKSVEKATSKQSYFVDQVVKDVVKDLMTKYGYSKEVAFTWVYNYGLKIYTTQDSEVQSAMDQVFQDEKKYFPGKKNKKGELPQAAMAIVDPDTGELRAVYGGRGIKNADSVLNRATQSKRQAGSSFKPIAEYGPALDQRLITAATVFDDVPVYMLGAGKGMYPKNFPERYNGTYYKMGVYRGLTTIRTAIFRSINVVAAKTWLKLGADTSFKYLEKSGINMEEEEKYLSIALGGLRGGVNPLSMAAAYAPFAHKGMYTQPITYTIVKDSEGNVILDKKKDEKIKQKSNIVYEQSTAFIMTEMMKDTCRPGGTASYTAFKNGKGQPVAIAGKTGTTNNDVDRWFLGYSPYYVGAVWYGYDTPTEVVLSGSSRNPAAVIWNAVMQKVHQKIDNPKDFTMPAGVVKKPVCIYSGKTPTDLCAKDPRNNAVREEYFIKGTEPKQTELCDIHVSATVCSDPKSRDLYGRPLLADKNCPPVESVFIRRPEPYMPSQPSDAYPVDWIYEVPIEYCPFHSSPGTGTSIPAEKPGSQTAPSPGNQSENETLPQTDTEESEELTNFND encoded by the coding sequence ATGAATCCCAAAACCAAAACCGGTACGTCTGGTGTACCAAAGAAGGCCAAGCAGCGTACACCAGCCATGAAATTTATATTAACTGTAACAAAAATACTACTTGTGTTTTTCATAGCACTCTCCTGTGCTTTAGTGGGAATTGTCGGCGGGGCAGTAGTAGGCTATATACGCTCTACCCCACCCGTCAGTGAAGAAATGTTTAAAATTAAAATACAGAACTCAATAGTATATGACATGAAAGAAAAGAAGATAACCGAGCTCACCGGATCAGAAAATAAAAACAGGGAACTTGTTACATATGATAAAGTCCCCAAGTATCTTACCCAGGCATATATAGCAATAGAAGACGAACGTTTTGAAAAACATAAGGGAATCGACTTCAAAAGAACAATCGGAGCTGTACTCAGTTATGTCACAACGGGGGGTAATGCCAAATATGGCGGAAGTACCATTACACAGCAGGTAATTCAGAATATTACTGGAGATAAAAAAAGATCGATCCAAAGAAAGGTACAGGAGTGGTGGAGAGCTATACAACTGGAAAAAAAGCTTGAGAAGTGGCAGATAATGGAGCTATATGTTAACCTCATATATATGGGCGAAAACTATTATGGTGTACAATCTGCTTCCAAAGCATATTTCGGAAAAGATGTCTCAAAGCTATCTCTTGCAGAAAGTGCCGCTCTGGCAGGCATAACCAATCTTCCAGGCAGATACGGGCCTTTCAGAAAAAACGGAAAAGAAAACTGTATAGAACGGCAAAGAATCGTATTAATGAAGATGTTGGAAAATGGGTTTATCAGTAGGACCGAGTATGATCAGGCAATGCAGGAAGAGCTAAAGTTTGCCGAACCAAAGAAATCAGTGGAAAAGGCTACCAGCAAGCAATCTTACTTTGTAGACCAGGTGGTAAAGGATGTCGTAAAAGATCTCATGACTAAGTATGGCTATTCTAAGGAAGTAGCTTTTACCTGGGTGTACAATTACGGTTTGAAAATTTATACTACCCAGGATAGTGAAGTTCAAAGCGCAATGGATCAGGTTTTTCAGGATGAAAAAAAATACTTCCCCGGAAAAAAGAATAAAAAGGGAGAACTTCCTCAGGCTGCCATGGCTATAGTAGATCCGGACACCGGAGAATTGAGAGCTGTATATGGCGGACGCGGCATAAAAAATGCAGACAGTGTTCTGAATAGAGCTACACAGTCAAAGAGGCAGGCAGGTTCAAGCTTCAAGCCCATAGCCGAATACGGCCCTGCTCTTGACCAGCGTCTGATAACGGCAGCAACTGTATTTGATGATGTTCCAGTGTATATGCTGGGTGCAGGTAAAGGAATGTATCCAAAGAACTTTCCGGAGAGATATAACGGAACATATTACAAAATGGGTGTATACAGAGGGCTTACCACTATAAGAACTGCTATTTTCAGGTCAATTAACGTAGTAGCTGCAAAAACCTGGTTGAAGCTTGGTGCAGATACATCCTTCAAATATCTGGAGAAATCCGGTATTAATATGGAAGAAGAAGAAAAATACCTTTCCATAGCTCTCGGAGGTCTCCGCGGAGGAGTAAATCCTTTGAGTATGGCAGCAGCTTATGCGCCTTTTGCTCATAAGGGAATGTATACACAGCCTATTACTTATACGATAGTTAAGGATAGCGAAGGCAATGTAATCCTTGATAAGAAAAAGGATGAAAAGATAAAGCAAAAAAGCAATATAGTATATGAACAATCTACTGCTTTTATTATGACAGAGATGATGAAAGATACCTGCCGTCCCGGGGGTACAGCTTCATATACCGCATTTAAAAATGGTAAGGGCCAGCCCGTGGCTATAGCAGGAAAAACCGGTACTACAAACAACGATGTTGACAGATGGTTTCTCGGCTACTCCCCTTATTATGTCGGTGCTGTCTGGTATGGTTATGACACTCCCACTGAAGTAGTATTGTCAGGCTCAAGCAGAAACCCTGCTGCTGTTATTTGGAATGCAGTCATGCAAAAAGTACATCAGAAAATAGATAACCCGAAAGATTTTACTATGCCTGCAGGTGTAGTAAAAAAACCGGTATGTATATATTCCGGAAAAACCCCTACGGATTTGTGCGCAAAAGACCCCAGAAACAACGCAGTCCGTGAGGAATACTTCATTAAAGGCACTGAGCCGAAGCAAACGGAGCTTTGTGACATTCATGTATCAGCCACTGTCTGTAGTGATCCGAAGAGTAGGGATTTGTATGGCAGACCGTTGCTTGCAGATAAGAATTGTCCTCCGGTAGAGAGTGTGTTCATAAGGCGCCCTGAGCCATATATGCCGTCACAGCCAAGTGATGCGTACCCTGTTGACTGGATATATGAAGTACCTATAGAATACTGTCCGTTCCATAGCTCGCCAGGAACCGGCACATCAATCCCGGCAGAAAAACCAGGCAGCCAGACGGCTCCCTCGCCCGGAAATCAGAGTGAGAACGAAACATTGCCACAAACCGATACTGAAGAGTCTGAAGAATTGACAAACTTCAATGATTAG
- a CDS encoding polymer-forming cytoskeletal protein, translated as MFRQKEPGSPDSVDTLIGVNSYFEGNIESQGTIRVDGKVKGDLKISGDVFIGSNAVITGNVEAGNVYLSGTVEGNINATGVLRILSTARLYGDIRVHSFVADEGGIFQGKCSMLDTPEINNSSQKSSAKKTSAKDYKKSSVLDQIYEEKDKSGDVNI; from the coding sequence ATGTTCAGACAGAAGGAGCCCGGAAGTCCTGACAGCGTTGACACTCTGATAGGAGTAAACTCATATTTCGAAGGCAATATCGAATCCCAGGGAACTATTAGGGTTGACGGAAAGGTGAAGGGAGACCTCAAAATCAGCGGTGATGTTTTTATCGGGAGTAATGCCGTAATTACCGGAAATGTAGAAGCGGGAAATGTTTATCTCTCAGGAACCGTTGAAGGCAATATTAATGCAACCGGCGTTCTTAGAATACTCTCTACTGCGAGACTGTATGGAGATATCAGAGTTCACAGCTTTGTTGCCGATGAAGGAGGTATTTTTCAGGGAAAGTGCAGTATGCTTGATACTCCCGAAATAAATAATTCCTCACAAAAAAGTTCTGCAAAAAAGACTTCTGCAAAAGATTATAAAAAAAGTTCCGTTCTGGATCAGATTTACGAAGAAAAAGATAAATCAGGCGATGTGAATATATGA
- a CDS encoding methyl-accepting chemotaxis protein, whose protein sequence is MINVRSKLILAFTAVIVISVVSLVISILGYNLVLSGAVNSIDLNREREELIQQVKDSLMKQQQLVAGSIIAVDISKKDEFEKLNGIVKENLEKLRKQSTKLKQEDNKDIELLYSLNTKYYELYNNDILNEVAHEQKQELRNSFRNLQANVKSALSLEQQLKDSISFRINNRLKDWMVRLNELSGLSAELDAKTGNAAKTVSDIQRDISEFTKAVNTADDTGSALSLAVEELERNLKKLEDGVKVQKKSGTKISEKVSGFMYPDFKKDMDALNNINRLIYWTQRKYGTLAETAILVDDNFKNYEDARERTNEYIRLTALSVNLQDKKVMDSIGTVNVEIDKVFGSVSDEIRRMKDSKLGMMFGDSEKSILAAYRECIGRLEKSFKNYLADDVKKSQDIKTNIVLALVAITFVCLMLGMLLAFILSRNIVNPIKAITNLLGKAEKGDLTVRAEIHSRDELGELGEKVNRVLDGQQKIVGEVINTSKDITSLKQKMSEIFSHSKDNANKISEGVKTVVESVKNGTEGSSNSLAEVDQIASGVKDVSAATNKVIGDGMKAIEVAFTGEKAVEEAEAVIRKVTETVQQIAGTISALEASSDKIGDITNTITDIASRTNLLALNAAIEAARAGQQGKGFTVLADEIRKLSDGSNKAAGEIKEQIKGIQGKIQLAVDRMDEGVQGVEEGVVKINKVKENILEIIDSIRFVVDSIKSTAEASTRQSSSTEELVKVVGNIAKAASETATTGKNIDKNLEEQAKVIKDMEAISRKLDEASEKLSGVLGQYKV, encoded by the coding sequence ATGATAAATGTAAGAAGCAAGCTCATTTTAGCGTTTACAGCAGTTATTGTAATATCTGTGGTATCATTGGTTATTTCTATTCTTGGATATAATCTTGTACTTTCTGGTGCGGTGAACAGTATAGATTTGAATAGGGAGAGGGAAGAGCTTATCCAGCAGGTTAAGGACTCTCTGATGAAGCAGCAGCAGCTTGTCGCGGGGAGTATTATTGCTGTCGATATTTCTAAAAAAGATGAATTTGAAAAATTGAATGGTATAGTTAAAGAAAACCTTGAAAAGCTGAGAAAGCAATCGACTAAGCTTAAGCAGGAAGACAATAAAGATATTGAACTCCTGTACAGCCTCAATACAAAATATTATGAACTATATAACAATGATATCCTCAATGAAGTTGCGCATGAGCAAAAACAGGAGCTGAGGAATTCCTTCAGAAATCTGCAGGCAAATGTAAAAAGTGCGCTTAGTCTTGAGCAGCAGTTGAAGGATTCTATAAGTTTCCGGATAAATAACAGGTTGAAGGACTGGATGGTAAGGCTGAATGAATTAAGCGGTTTATCTGCAGAGCTGGATGCTAAAACAGGAAACGCAGCAAAAACGGTTTCAGATATTCAACGTGATATCAGTGAATTTACTAAAGCAGTAAACACAGCGGATGATACCGGCAGCGCCTTGAGCCTTGCAGTAGAAGAACTTGAGCGAAACCTGAAAAAGCTGGAAGACGGTGTGAAAGTACAGAAAAAAAGTGGTACAAAAATAAGTGAAAAAGTCAGTGGTTTCATGTATCCTGATTTTAAAAAGGATATGGATGCTTTAAATAATATAAACAGGCTCATTTACTGGACTCAGAGAAAATATGGTACACTGGCAGAAACTGCAATACTCGTAGATGACAATTTCAAAAACTATGAGGATGCCAGAGAAAGAACAAATGAATATATCAGGCTGACAGCCCTATCTGTGAATTTGCAGGATAAAAAGGTAATGGACAGTATTGGCACGGTAAATGTGGAAATAGACAAGGTATTTGGTTCTGTTTCCGATGAGATTAGGAGAATGAAAGACTCCAAGCTGGGGATGATGTTTGGAGATTCTGAAAAAAGCATACTCGCAGCTTACAGGGAATGCATAGGTAGACTTGAAAAGTCCTTTAAGAACTATCTTGCAGACGATGTTAAAAAGTCCCAGGATATTAAAACCAATATAGTGCTGGCTCTTGTTGCCATAACGTTTGTATGCCTTATGTTGGGGATGCTTTTGGCATTCATACTTTCAAGAAATATTGTAAATCCGATAAAGGCTATTACCAACCTTTTAGGTAAAGCGGAAAAAGGTGATCTTACAGTAAGGGCGGAAATTCACAGCAGGGATGAACTGGGTGAATTGGGTGAGAAGGTCAACCGTGTACTGGACGGACAACAAAAAATTGTAGGAGAAGTAATAAATACCAGCAAGGATATAACTTCCTTAAAGCAGAAGATGTCGGAGATTTTCAGCCATAGTAAAGATAATGCAAATAAGATATCCGAAGGTGTAAAGACTGTTGTAGAATCAGTTAAGAATGGTACGGAGGGTTCTTCAAACAGCCTGGCTGAAGTGGATCAGATTGCTTCAGGCGTAAAGGATGTGTCGGCAGCTACCAACAAAGTTATCGGAGATGGAATGAAGGCAATAGAAGTTGCTTTCACAGGAGAAAAAGCAGTTGAAGAAGCAGAGGCAGTTATAAGGAAAGTAACTGAGACGGTACAGCAGATAGCCGGGACTATCAGTGCACTTGAGGCATCTTCAGATAAGATAGGTGACATCACCAATACTATAACAGATATAGCATCAAGAACAAACCTGCTGGCTCTTAATGCTGCTATAGAAGCTGCAAGGGCAGGACAGCAGGGAAAAGGATTTACTGTCCTTGCCGATGAAATCAGAAAACTCTCTGATGGCAGTAACAAAGCAGCCGGAGAAATCAAAGAACAGATAAAGGGAATACAGGGAAAGATACAGCTGGCGGTAGATAGGATGGATGAGGGAGTCCAAGGTGTCGAAGAGGGTGTAGTAAAGATTAACAAGGTAAAGGAAAACATCCTTGAGATAATTGATTCTATAAGGTTTGTGGTAGATTCGATAAAGAGTACTGCGGAGGCCTCAACCCGGCAGAGCAGTTCAACTGAAGAACTGGTAAAGGTTGTGGGAAATATTGCAAAAGCTGCAAGCGAAACGGCAACTACAGGAAAAAATATTGATAAGAATCTTGAAGAACAGGCAAAAGTTATAAAGGATATGGAGGCAATATCCAGGAAGCTTGATGAAGCTTCAGAGAAGCTTAGCGGTGTTTTGGGACAATATAAAGTATAA
- a CDS encoding M1 family aminopeptidase: MKKKLLITVLIVIICESIAITGILLYLLYSSGNHSSENVSNESMDAYRERKLNSSPFYDIKADIETEKNVIIIKENINFKKASEKLFAYVPSVNSAVTRIKNVYSGKTEYEHSLKGTVLEVKCKSAQSSITVEYEISLGNTGGMLAYDENNYFLTNFLITPVVYSNGKPVYSYKSTFGDPYIYETSNYYVLFKTDKSVSIFAPGSNEEHIFGSNKISIFQASDIRDFPAVISKNVNVDKKSYNDIDLYFVGSKDTEEYVIKILEYAQKNIGPYPYKSLFIVKAPISQKGMEFSNMVFISDRCFSNKEDLKRITYHEILHQWFYGIIGTDQLNEPFFDEGLVNYLSILLSSSGKIEDKLAKQGSSIFTNKPLSSYSSREEYYELAYNSSAAYFYNIHKKLGNNFYIMLKKLYEDRKYKILYYQEFLKYVSNYGGKQ, encoded by the coding sequence ATGAAAAAAAAACTCCTTATTACAGTTTTAATTGTTATAATATGTGAGTCTATTGCCATAACCGGCATTTTGTTATATTTACTGTATTCTTCCGGAAACCATAGCTCTGAGAATGTCTCTAATGAAAGTATGGATGCTTACAGAGAGCGTAAGCTTAACAGCAGTCCATTCTATGACATAAAAGCAGATATTGAAACAGAAAAGAATGTAATTATAATAAAGGAAAACATCAATTTTAAGAAGGCATCTGAAAAACTTTTTGCTTATGTGCCATCTGTCAATAGTGCCGTAACCAGAATAAAAAATGTATACTCCGGCAAAACCGAATATGAGCATTCACTTAAAGGTACAGTACTGGAAGTCAAATGCAAAAGTGCCCAGTCAAGTATTACGGTTGAGTATGAGATCTCTCTTGGAAACACGGGCGGCATGCTGGCTTACGATGAAAACAACTATTTTCTGACAAACTTTCTCATTACTCCCGTGGTATATAGTAACGGTAAGCCTGTATATTCATATAAAAGTACTTTCGGTGATCCGTATATATATGAAACAAGTAATTACTATGTATTGTTTAAAACAGATAAAAGTGTCAGTATATTTGCTCCGGGAAGTAATGAAGAGCACATCTTCGGTTCAAACAAGATATCCATTTTTCAGGCTTCTGACATAAGAGACTTCCCTGCCGTTATTTCAAAAAATGTTAACGTGGATAAAAAGAGTTATAATGACATTGATTTGTATTTTGTTGGTTCAAAGGATACTGAAGAATACGTAATAAAGATACTTGAGTATGCACAGAAAAACATAGGCCCATATCCATACAAAAGCCTTTTTATTGTCAAAGCACCTATTTCTCAAAAAGGGATGGAGTTTTCAAATATGGTATTCATCTCCGACCGGTGTTTCAGCAATAAGGAAGATCTTAAGAGGATTACCTACCATGAGATTTTGCATCAGTGGTTTTATGGTATAATAGGTACAGATCAGTTGAATGAACCCTTTTTTGATGAAGGTCTGGTCAACTATCTATCAATTTTGCTTAGCTCTTCCGGGAAGATTGAGGACAAGCTGGCTAAACAGGGCAGCAGTATATTCACCAACAAACCTCTAAGCAGCTATTCATCCCGTGAAGAATATTATGAACTGGCTTATAACAGTTCTGCCGCATATTTTTATAATATACACAAAAAACTTGGCAATAATTTTTATATAATGCTGAAAAAGCTTTATGAAGACAGAAAATATAAAATACTATATTATCAGGAATTTTTGAAATACGTAAGTAACTACGGGGGGAAACAGTAA
- a CDS encoding peptidoglycan DD-metalloendopeptidase family protein has protein sequence MEKGKVKSKEKYISVLFIPHFSANVKSIKFSAVYKKLIALIVIIALGIGSMIFYTAYSALENRKLKNMNNELSGLNTEQKKLLQEKEAEVNSLKEEKEEFSTKAKDFNKKYRELTDSYISRGVRSDRTGDNSARMMVSDIKALKSLLSDINKLSGIEGDLTEDLTEAEEKLSRYLKEVPTLWPVSGSISSDFGQRRDPITGKKGSHHTGLDIAASYGSSIKAAASGKVVLSDRISVYGRSVMIDHGHGIKTFYGHASKLLVKEGQEVKKGDVIAKVGSSGRSTGAHLHFEIRVENSPVDPLKYLD, from the coding sequence ATGGAAAAAGGGAAAGTTAAAAGCAAAGAAAAATACATATCGGTTTTATTTATTCCTCATTTTTCTGCTAACGTTAAGTCAATAAAATTTTCTGCAGTATATAAAAAACTTATTGCATTAATTGTAATTATTGCATTAGGTATAGGAAGTATGATCTTCTATACAGCCTATTCAGCTTTGGAAAACCGGAAGTTGAAAAACATGAATAATGAACTGTCCGGTTTGAATACCGAACAGAAAAAGCTCCTGCAAGAGAAAGAAGCTGAAGTAAACAGCCTGAAGGAAGAAAAAGAAGAGTTTAGTACAAAAGCCAAGGATTTCAACAAAAAGTATAGAGAACTTACCGATAGTTACATCAGCAGGGGTGTGAGATCCGACAGGACCGGTGACAACTCTGCAAGAATGATGGTTTCAGATATTAAAGCCCTCAAGTCGCTGCTTAGTGATATAAATAAACTCAGCGGTATTGAAGGTGACCTCACGGAAGACTTAACCGAAGCAGAAGAAAAACTCAGCAGGTATCTAAAAGAAGTACCAACCCTCTGGCCTGTTTCAGGATCTATAAGTTCAGATTTCGGCCAACGCAGGGATCCCATCACAGGGAAGAAGGGAAGCCATCATACGGGTTTGGACATAGCAGCTTCTTACGGCAGCAGCATCAAAGCCGCTGCAAGCGGTAAAGTGGTGTTATCGGACAGGATAAGTGTCTATGGACGCTCCGTAATGATTGACCACGGTCACGGTATCAAAACCTTTTACGGTCATGCATCAAAGCTTCTGGTAAAGGAAGGTCAGGAGGTAAAAAAAGGTGACGTGATAGCAAAAGTAGGCAGCAGCGGAAGAAGTACCGGAGCTCACCTACATTTTGAAATAAGGGTGGAAAACTCTCCTGTAGATCCGCTTAAGTATCTTGACTAG
- the mrdA gene encoding penicillin-binding protein 2, with protein sequence MKERIKDRYNILAVCFIILGLVIVFKLVNLQIINGEYYDEVSQERLFNLRKITAARGNIVDRNGIPLANNRMGFTVQIVYAGIKGDELNDMLMKLIRVFEKNNDTYNKNFTKYITFNPIGFGDSAKKAKSPIEKIKKDLLLKVKNDDKLDTAEDVFKYLRDKKYKIDKKYTDEEAYKIMAMRYELLHFSSLNPTLLARDVSKVTVAELEERHHEFPGVTTDIEPVRKYNDAQYAAHILGYIGKISDKSYENLKSKGYTMNDLIGKDGIELAAEEDLKGIDGQRRVEVNTEGRFTEELNSNPAKPGNNVVLTIDMNLQKVAAESLERTIKAIRERKPGKTHKNNKGDALAGAVVAIDVNNGEVLAMASYPNYNPSVFLERSDNKEAQKQITALFTDGTNSPTMNRAIATAYPPGSTFKPLVGIAGLQEGVISRETKIQDTGFFYEEGVKLTCLEYANGMLRSGHGFVNLKDALATSCNIFFYKLGISMGIDKIDKWGKMFGLGEYTGIELSGEVEGIRSNLEYHKKQSDNKWGRVYTAKSAIGQQYNTYTPLQLASYTATIANGGEKYTPHIIKRVVSYDGTVVRENAQKPVQLPVSKETIAAVKEGMEAVTQHSSEGTAATVFESFYTNYGIRVAGKTGTAETYDSIKKGKSNNGMFICYAPADNPKIAVAVAIERGVFGYYTADVARDILAEYFNVNNKGTVDSTVKPDEVIFTW encoded by the coding sequence ATGAAAGAAAGAATTAAGGATAGATATAATATATTGGCGGTCTGTTTTATTATCCTTGGATTGGTGATAGTTTTCAAGCTTGTAAACCTGCAGATCATAAATGGAGAGTATTATGATGAAGTTTCACAGGAGAGACTCTTTAATCTGAGGAAAATCACTGCAGCCCGAGGGAATATTGTAGACAGGAATGGAATTCCTCTAGCAAATAACAGAATGGGGTTTACTGTCCAGATTGTATATGCAGGTATTAAGGGCGATGAGCTCAATGATATGCTGATGAAGCTTATAAGAGTATTTGAAAAGAATAATGATACCTATAACAAGAATTTTACGAAGTATATCACATTCAACCCTATAGGGTTTGGAGACTCTGCTAAAAAGGCAAAGAGCCCTATTGAAAAAATTAAAAAGGACCTGCTTCTGAAGGTGAAAAACGATGATAAACTGGATACTGCGGAGGATGTCTTCAAGTACCTTAGAGATAAAAAATATAAAATAGACAAGAAGTATACTGATGAGGAAGCTTACAAGATAATGGCAATGCGCTACGAATTGCTGCATTTCAGTTCTTTAAACCCTACCTTGCTTGCAAGGGATGTAAGCAAAGTTACTGTAGCCGAGCTTGAGGAAAGGCATCATGAATTTCCGGGAGTGACAACTGACATAGAACCTGTAAGGAAATATAATGATGCTCAGTATGCTGCACATATCCTTGGGTATATAGGAAAGATCAGTGATAAATCTTATGAAAACCTGAAATCAAAAGGCTATACGATGAATGACCTGATAGGAAAGGATGGCATTGAGCTGGCAGCAGAGGAAGATTTAAAGGGAATTGACGGGCAGAGAAGGGTAGAGGTAAACACCGAAGGGCGTTTTACCGAAGAGCTGAACTCAAATCCTGCTAAACCTGGGAATAATGTAGTACTTACAATCGATATGAATCTTCAGAAGGTTGCTGCCGAATCTCTGGAAAGAACTATTAAAGCCATAAGGGAAAGAAAGCCTGGAAAGACACATAAGAATAATAAAGGCGATGCTCTTGCTGGGGCAGTAGTAGCCATAGATGTAAATAACGGAGAAGTTCTGGCTATGGCCAGCTACCCGAACTATAACCCCTCGGTATTCCTGGAAAGATCGGATAATAAGGAAGCTCAGAAGCAAATAACTGCTTTGTTTACAGATGGTACTAACAGTCCGACAATGAACAGGGCTATAGCTACAGCTTATCCTCCGGGATCTACTTTCAAACCTCTTGTCGGAATAGCGGGTCTTCAGGAGGGTGTAATTTCGCGGGAGACTAAAATACAGGACACGGGATTCTTTTATGAAGAAGGAGTGAAGCTCACATGCCTTGAGTATGCCAACGGCATGCTGCGAAGCGGGCACGGGTTTGTAAATTTGAAAGATGCCCTTGCTACCTCCTGTAATATATTCTTTTATAAGCTTGGAATAAGTATGGGAATAGACAAGATTGACAAGTGGGGTAAAATGTTCGGTTTAGGGGAATATACAGGGATAGAGCTTAGCGGTGAGGTGGAGGGAATCCGTTCTAATCTTGAGTATCATAAAAAGCAATCTGATAACAAATGGGGAAGGGTTTATACTGCAAAATCTGCTATAGGACAGCAGTATAACACTTACACACCTTTACAGCTTGCCAGTTATACTGCTACTATTGCAAACGGGGGGGAGAAATATACGCCTCACATTATTAAAAGAGTTGTATCGTATGATGGGACAGTAGTAAGGGAGAATGCTCAAAAACCAGTACAACTGCCTGTAAGCAAAGAAACGATTGCAGCAGTAAAAGAGGGGATGGAGGCTGTTACCCAGCACTCTTCAGAAGGAACGGCTGCAACTGTATTTGAGAGTTTCTACACTAATTATGGAATAAGAGTAGCAGGTAAGACTGGTACAGCAGAAACTTATGACTCAATTAAGAAGGGTAAATCCAATAACGGTATGTTCATATGCTATGCACCTGCGGATAATCCTAAAATTGCAGTTGCAGTAGCAATTGAACGGGGTGTTTTCGGGTATTATACAGCTGATGTAGCGCGTGATATTCTGGCAGAGTATTTCAACGTAAACAATAAAGGTACTGTTGACAGCACAGTAAAGCCGGATGAAGTAATCTTTACATGGTGA